One part of the Corynebacterium aurimucosum ATCC 700975 genome encodes these proteins:
- a CDS encoding YceI family protein: MTITAGTYALDAAHTTIGFVARHAMITKVRGNFNEFEGTLTVGENIADSAATATVKTASIDTKNADRDAHVKGEDFFDVEKFPEMTFTATKFDVNEAGEGTVTGDLTIKGTTKSVDFKVDEAGVAEDPFGNTRLGFEAKTSINRLDFGIDFNAPLKTGGVLVSEEIKIELEVSAIKQ, translated from the coding sequence ATGACTATCACCGCAGGAACCTACGCACTGGACGCAGCACACACCACTATTGGCTTCGTCGCACGCCACGCCATGATCACCAAGGTGCGCGGCAACTTCAACGAGTTCGAAGGCACCCTAACCGTAGGGGAGAACATTGCTGACTCCGCCGCCACCGCCACGGTGAAGACCGCATCCATCGACACCAAGAACGCTGATCGCGATGCACACGTGAAGGGCGAGGACTTCTTCGACGTTGAGAAGTTCCCGGAGATGACCTTCACCGCGACCAAGTTCGACGTTAACGAGGCAGGCGAGGGCACCGTCACTGGTGACCTCACCATCAAGGGCACCACTAAGTCCGTCGACTTCAAGGTTGACGAAGCCGGCGTGGCCGAGGATCCCTTCGGCAACACCCGCTTGGGCTTTGAGGCTAAGACCTCCATTAACCGCCTCGACTTCGGTATCGACTTCAACGCTCCGCTGAAGACCGGCGGCGTGCTGGTCTCCGAGGAGATCAAGATCGAGCTCGAGGTTTCTGCCATCAAGCAGTAA
- the murJ gene encoding murein biosynthesis integral membrane protein MurJ has product MTHEPMSGARRRIVTPSPPAPVPEKRAPSGVVAVDDELEDRSGLKGKSASTPSESAGEKNSDGAVVRATGSMAIATLISRITGFIRNVLIGSSLGPAISSAFTTANQLPNLITEIVLGAVLTSLVVPVLVRAEKEDADRGEDFVRRLFTLAFSLLATITVLSCIFAPQLTRMMLPEDGEVNAVQATSFAYLLLPQIFFYGLFALFQAVLNTKNIFGPGAWAPVVNNIISISVLVAYQLVPGSLHPDAPSPITDKHVLLLALGTTAGVVVQCLILFPYLKKAGINLKPLWGLDDRLKQFGGMAMAIVAYVAISQLGYVITSRVAAHADKGAPFTYQQAWLLLQVPYGVIGVTLLTAIMPRLSRNAADGDVKAVVRDLTLGTKLTFIALIPIVIFMTGFGIPIARGLFQYGAFDADAAELLGLTLSFSAFTLIPYALVLLHLRVFYAREEAWTPTFIIAGITLTKVVLSLLAPHVADSPERVVILLGTANGFGFVAGAVIGGFLLKRKLGSLGGRAVIATTVWSVLASIVGLVVAYAFNYGINFVLPAEVPPFVYLLKLAVVGLVFVIVTGIVLSRSGLPEVINLGRQLQRIPGMSRFIKIEHAEAIEVEEPEQLEFQPIFSVDAFNSSPVPPPMSAGIVRGPRLVPGAPVSDGRFRLLKDYGSAPGTRFWKAREQATGRLVSLTFVDTTGEAPMAPATPAVAARRSAEVSRSTRRLAEMELDAMAKNIDILSYRQGCLVVADWVEGTSLKTVSEDEDLDPRAVAHALAPLVRTTAAAHAAGLVLGIENRNRIRISTEGIATLAFPAVLHSNDEETDRSALASAISLLVESTSPTPEVLQEIATDAEEGEDSDLEDIAHRLAAFAGDGDDGEETLQIPVEETPRKEDPSPAPGFGGRGYSGSGIIVLGVLATLFVVAMAALSVWILSQVGNEKTSPVVTKSESTTETTFPNVPPVLFKDVKTTSVPEGKEVSGSWSTKKADTGLLLSIDKPTQLRALPLQQSKSTGAKYEVYGVNTKDFDPTNPKAATLTELAHGTLTSARQDIELKEKPVAFDGALIVFTDMPKSGSVTLKEATLVGIPTN; this is encoded by the coding sequence ATGACACATGAACCTATGTCTGGTGCCCGTCGACGCATTGTCACGCCCTCGCCGCCGGCACCGGTCCCGGAAAAGCGCGCGCCGAGCGGCGTCGTAGCTGTCGACGACGAACTCGAGGACCGTTCGGGACTGAAGGGCAAGTCTGCCTCGACCCCAAGTGAGTCCGCCGGCGAGAAGAACTCCGACGGCGCCGTCGTCCGCGCGACCGGCTCCATGGCTATCGCAACGTTGATTTCCCGCATCACGGGATTCATTCGCAACGTGCTCATCGGCTCTTCGCTTGGCCCGGCCATTTCCTCCGCCTTTACCACGGCGAACCAGCTACCCAACCTCATCACGGAGATCGTGCTGGGTGCGGTGCTGACCTCACTCGTGGTTCCAGTGCTGGTGCGCGCGGAAAAGGAGGATGCAGACCGCGGCGAAGACTTTGTCCGGCGCCTCTTCACACTGGCCTTCTCCCTGTTGGCCACGATCACGGTGCTTTCCTGTATTTTTGCCCCGCAGTTAACGCGCATGATGTTGCCGGAAGACGGCGAGGTCAATGCCGTGCAGGCGACCTCCTTTGCCTACTTGCTGCTGCCGCAGATCTTCTTCTACGGGCTTTTCGCGCTCTTCCAAGCGGTGCTCAACACGAAGAACATCTTCGGGCCAGGCGCGTGGGCACCGGTGGTCAATAACATCATCTCGATTTCGGTGCTGGTGGCCTACCAGCTGGTGCCGGGCAGTCTGCATCCCGATGCGCCCTCGCCGATCACGGACAAACACGTGTTGCTTCTTGCGCTGGGCACCACGGCGGGCGTGGTGGTGCAATGCCTCATCCTCTTTCCTTATCTCAAGAAGGCGGGCATTAACCTCAAGCCGCTGTGGGGCCTGGATGACCGCCTCAAGCAGTTCGGCGGCATGGCCATGGCAATCGTGGCCTATGTGGCGATTTCCCAGTTGGGTTACGTCATCACCTCCCGCGTGGCGGCGCATGCGGATAAAGGCGCACCCTTTACCTACCAGCAGGCCTGGCTGCTTTTGCAGGTGCCCTATGGCGTCATCGGCGTCACGCTACTCACCGCGATTATGCCGCGCCTTTCCCGCAACGCCGCGGACGGTGACGTCAAGGCCGTGGTCCGGGATCTCACGCTCGGCACAAAGCTGACGTTTATCGCCCTGATCCCGATCGTCATCTTTATGACGGGCTTCGGCATCCCGATCGCCCGCGGCCTCTTCCAGTACGGCGCCTTCGACGCCGACGCGGCCGAGCTGCTCGGCCTCACGCTGAGCTTCTCCGCCTTTACCCTCATCCCCTACGCCCTCGTGCTGCTGCACCTGCGCGTCTTCTACGCCCGCGAGGAAGCGTGGACGCCGACGTTTATTATCGCCGGCATCACGCTGACCAAGGTCGTGCTCTCCCTGCTAGCCCCGCACGTTGCGGACTCCCCGGAGCGCGTGGTCATCCTGCTGGGTACGGCCAACGGCTTCGGCTTCGTGGCCGGCGCAGTGATCGGCGGTTTCCTGCTCAAGCGCAAGCTGGGCAGCCTGGGCGGCCGCGCGGTCATCGCCACCACCGTGTGGTCGGTGCTGGCCTCCATCGTGGGCCTAGTCGTAGCCTACGCCTTCAACTACGGCATCAATTTCGTGCTCCCGGCCGAGGTTCCGCCGTTTGTGTACCTGCTCAAGCTCGCCGTCGTGGGCCTAGTGTTCGTGATCGTGACCGGCATCGTGCTCTCGCGTTCGGGCCTGCCGGAAGTCATCAACCTAGGCCGCCAGCTGCAGCGTATTCCGGGCATGTCACGCTTCATCAAGATCGAGCATGCAGAGGCTATCGAGGTCGAGGAACCGGAGCAGCTGGAGTTCCAGCCGATCTTCAGCGTGGATGCCTTCAACTCTTCGCCGGTGCCACCGCCGATGTCTGCCGGTATCGTGCGCGGTCCGCGCCTGGTGCCGGGCGCCCCTGTCTCCGATGGCCGCTTCCGCCTTCTCAAGGACTATGGTTCCGCCCCGGGTACCCGCTTCTGGAAGGCCCGCGAGCAAGCAACTGGACGCCTCGTATCTCTGACCTTCGTAGACACCACGGGCGAAGCTCCGATGGCACCGGCCACCCCGGCCGTGGCTGCCCGCCGCTCCGCGGAGGTATCCCGCTCCACGCGCCGCTTGGCGGAGATGGAGCTGGATGCCATGGCGAAGAACATCGATATCCTGTCCTACCGCCAGGGCTGCCTCGTCGTGGCGGATTGGGTGGAGGGCACGTCCCTGAAGACGGTCTCGGAGGATGAGGACCTCGATCCCCGCGCCGTCGCCCACGCCTTGGCACCGCTGGTGCGCACCACGGCCGCCGCCCACGCGGCGGGACTCGTGCTGGGCATTGAAAACCGCAACCGCATCCGTATTTCCACCGAGGGCATTGCCACCTTGGCCTTCCCAGCGGTGCTGCACAGCAACGATGAGGAAACTGACCGCTCGGCGCTGGCCTCCGCCATCTCTCTCCTGGTGGAGTCCACCAGCCCAACACCGGAGGTGCTACAGGAGATTGCTACCGACGCTGAAGAGGGCGAGGACTCCGATCTCGAGGACATCGCCCACCGCTTGGCGGCCTTCGCCGGCGATGGCGACGACGGCGAGGAGACCCTCCAGATTCCAGTGGAGGAGACCCCGCGCAAGGAGGACCCGAGCCCCGCTCCGGGTTTCGGCGGCCGCGGCTATTCTGGCTCCGGCATCATCGTGCTCGGCGTGCTGGCTACCCTCTTCGTCGTGGCGATGGCCGCACTCAGCGTGTGGATTCTCTCCCAGGTGGGTAATGAAAAGACTTCCCCAGTGGTGACGAAGAGCGAATCCACGACGGAAACGACCTTCCCCAACGTGCCGCCGGTGCTCTTCAAGGACGTGAAGACCACCTCCGTTCCGGAAGGCAAGGAAGTATCTGGTTCATGGTCCACGAAGAAGGCAGACACTGGACTCCTGCTCAGCATTGACAAGCCCACGCAACTTCGCGCGCTTCCGCTGCAACAGAGCAAGTCCACCGGCGCGAAGTATGAGGTTTATGGCGTCAATACCAAGGACTTCGATCCCACGAACCCTAAAGCCGCGACGCTGACCGAGCTCGCACACGGCACCCTGACGAGCGCACGCCAAGACATCGAGCTCAAGGAGAAGCCCGTGGCCTTCGACGGCGCCCTCATCGTCTTCACCGACATGCCCAAGTCCGGCTCCGTCACGCTGAAGGAGGCCACCCTGGTGGGCATCCCCACCAACTAA